Proteins encoded together in one Triticum dicoccoides isolate Atlit2015 ecotype Zavitan chromosome 7B, WEW_v2.0, whole genome shotgun sequence window:
- the LOC119338874 gene encoding cytosolic sulfotransferase 6-like, which yields MAAAQSESNHSGVPEEGAEGLVAEARGAWVLYQGCWLRPPAAQSVMIVQEHFEARPDDTFLLTFPKCGTTWLKALAFTVTNRSCHAVTGDGHPLLSRHPQDLVPFLEAPYRQLHPLADLEKLASPRLLSTHMPLTLLPPCMSSLGCRIVYLCRNPKDVFVSLWQFISKVNADYTMDKAFELFSDGVCPYGPIWEHNLGFWKKSIAESDRVLFLKYDEMMAEPVKHVLMLAKFLCVPFTEEEVSRGVVEDVVHLCSFDKLRSVPVNSSGVTDRIGGVPMENSSYFRTGKVGDWENHLTEEMARKLDAIVEEKLRGSGLMF from the coding sequence ATGGCAGCAGCTCAAAGCGAGAGCAACCACAGCGGCGTGCCGGAAGAAGGAGCGGAGGGCCTTGTTGCCGAGGCACGGGGGGCTTGGGTCCTGTACCAGGGCTGCTGGCTGAGACCCCCGGCCGCGCAGAGCGTCATGATCGTGCAAGAGCACTTCGAGGCTCGTCCCGACGACACCTTCCTCCTCACCTTCCCCAAGTGCGGCACCACCTGGCTCAAGGCCCTTGCCTTCACGGTGACGAACCGTTCCTGCCACGCCGTCACCGGCGACGGCCACCCGCTGCTCAGCCGCCACCCTCAGGACCTCGTGCCCTTTCTCGAGGCGCCCTACCGCCAGCTCCACCCTCTCGCGGATCTCGAGAAGCTCGCCTCCCCCAGGCTCCTCTCCACCCACATGCCGCTCACGCTGCTGCCTCCGTGCATGTCCAGCCTCGGTTGCCGAATTGTGTACCTGTGCCGCAATCCCAAGGATGTGTTCGTGTCGTTATGGCAGTTCATCAGCAAGGTAAATGCGGACTACACCATGGACAAAGCATTTGAGTTGTTTTCCGATGGTGTGTGCCCATATGGGCCAATCTGGGAACACAACCTTGGGTTCTGGAAGAAAAGCATAGCAGAGAGCGACAGAGTTCTTTTCTTGAAGTATGACGAGATGATGGCCGAACCCGTCAAGCACGTCCTGATGCTCGCCAAGTTCCTCTGTGTCCCCTTCACTGAGGAGGAGGTGAGCCGCGGAGTCGTGGAGGATGTTGTGCACCTGTGTAGCTTCGATAAGCTCAGGAGCGTACCTGTGAACTCATCAGGAGTCACTGATAGGATTGGCGGGGTGCCAATGGAGAACTCTTCCTACTTTAGGACCGGGAAGGTTGGCGACTGGGAAAACCACTTGACGGAAGAGATGGCAAGGAAGCTAGATGCCATTGTCGAGGAGAAACTGAGAGGATCAGGTCTCATGTTTTGA